Proteins encoded in a region of the Candidatus Moanabacter tarae genome:
- the iolG_13 gene encoding Myo-inositol 2-dehydrogenase: MPKYRTAIIATGIIARVHARGWLGVPERPVEIATIADTNAEALREFGDFFEVREDKRYKDYREMLDVERPDFVDVCSWHQLHAEMVIAAAARRPRAIICQKPMAVDLREANEMMVACERNQVRLVIAYQRPHHAVWLKARELLRDGIIGKINRIEVDASGNMLNTNSHNIRLALFLMDEPQVEWVMGTVERITDLVERGLPAEDASLGIAACSNGASILIHGNLIKGIGQGCRVFGTDGLMELSTSYHPNSKIPSDAPMYMPEMPSARYNFEIGKACYMNAASNGWREIEAPWHDCWAHQCQETIDWVENKVEEPISSGDRGRSVQEVMMALYESTRKRQRIYLPLKTLINPLRLMVESGDLSVEWPGLHEIRSGILRGEDMK; encoded by the coding sequence GTGCCGAAGTACCGTACCGCAATTATAGCAACAGGAATTATTGCGCGCGTTCATGCTCGTGGGTGGCTCGGGGTGCCGGAACGGCCAGTAGAGATTGCTACGATTGCCGATACTAATGCAGAGGCACTTCGGGAATTTGGTGACTTTTTCGAGGTTCGGGAAGATAAACGCTACAAGGACTATCGGGAGATGCTGGATGTAGAGAGGCCGGACTTTGTCGATGTCTGTTCTTGGCACCAATTACACGCAGAAATGGTAATCGCTGCCGCGGCTCGACGGCCCCGAGCGATTATTTGTCAGAAGCCTATGGCAGTAGATTTAAGAGAGGCAAATGAGATGATGGTTGCCTGTGAGCGCAATCAGGTTCGGTTGGTCATCGCTTACCAGAGGCCACATCATGCTGTGTGGCTCAAGGCTAGGGAACTTCTGCGAGATGGAATCATTGGGAAAATCAATAGAATTGAGGTCGACGCCTCCGGAAATATGCTGAATACGAATTCACACAATATTCGGCTTGCGCTATTCCTCATGGATGAGCCTCAGGTCGAATGGGTGATGGGAACCGTGGAACGCATCACTGATTTGGTTGAGAGAGGTTTGCCAGCAGAAGATGCTTCCCTCGGGATAGCGGCTTGTAGTAACGGTGCTTCAATCCTGATTCACGGAAACCTTATTAAAGGTATTGGGCAAGGATGTCGCGTTTTTGGAACTGACGGGCTTATGGAATTAAGTACCTCATACCATCCGAATTCAAAGATTCCTTCTGATGCCCCTATGTATATGCCAGAAATGCCATCTGCCCGTTATAATTTTGAAATTGGAAAGGCGTGTTACATGAACGCCGCTTCGAATGGGTGGCGAGAGATTGAAGCGCCTTGGCACGATTGTTGGGCCCATCAATGCCAGGAGACAATCGATTGGGTTGAAAACAAGGTCGAAGAGCCAATCAGTAGCGGGGATCGGGGCCGATCGGTGCAGGAGGTTATGATGGCTCTTTATGAGTCTACGCGAAAAAGACAAAGGATTTACTTGCCGCTCAAGACGTTGATTAATCCTTTGAGGCTTATGGTGGAAAGTGGTGATCTTTCCGTAGAGTGGCCGGGGCTTCACGAAATACGGTCCGGGATTTTACGGGGTGAAGACATGAAATAA